In Thermodesulfobacteriota bacterium, the following are encoded in one genomic region:
- a CDS encoding Gfo/Idh/MocA family oxidoreductase: protein MRKIRAAVVGVGYLGRFHAEKYAELPDAELVAVVDIDRGRCEELARKLGTRAFVDYREVIDRVDAVSVVVPTQHHHEVAKEFLESGVHVLLEKPIAATLEEADDLVRIAGQKGVVFQVGHLERFNPVVLALDGVLRRPRFVESVRIAPFKPRGTDVNVVLDLMIHDIDIIRTIVGSEVKTIHAVGAPVFTGEEDIANARIEFENGCVANVTASRISLKSERKTRIFQADAYVSVDFQNRKLLVARRGEGEMMPGVPNVLVEEKSFEPGDALREEISSFLRSVATGAPPKVSGRDGRMALEIALMINKNFLKVSP from the coding sequence ATGCGGAAGATCCGGGCGGCGGTCGTGGGGGTCGGGTACCTCGGCCGTTTCCATGCCGAGAAGTACGCGGAGCTCCCCGACGCGGAGCTCGTCGCGGTGGTCGACATCGACCGCGGACGGTGCGAGGAGCTGGCCCGGAAACTGGGGACCCGGGCCTTCGTAGACTACAGGGAGGTCATCGACCGGGTCGACGCGGTCAGCGTCGTGGTGCCCACCCAACACCACCACGAGGTCGCGAAGGAGTTCCTCGAAAGCGGGGTCCACGTCCTCCTGGAGAAGCCGATCGCCGCGACGCTCGAGGAGGCCGACGATCTCGTCCGGATCGCGGGCCAAAAAGGGGTCGTCTTCCAGGTGGGGCACCTGGAGCGCTTCAACCCGGTGGTCCTGGCGCTCGACGGGGTCCTCCGCCGCCCCCGCTTCGTGGAGTCCGTCCGCATCGCCCCGTTCAAGCCGCGCGGGACCGACGTGAACGTCGTCCTGGACCTGATGATCCACGACATCGACATCATCCGCACCATCGTGGGGTCCGAAGTCAAGACGATCCACGCGGTCGGAGCGCCGGTCTTCACGGGGGAAGAAGACATCGCCAACGCCCGCATCGAGTTCGAGAACGGCTGCGTCGCCAACGTCACCGCGAGCCGCATCAGTTTAAAGAGCGAGCGCAAGACGCGGATCTTCCAGGCCGACGCCTACGTCTCCGTCGATTTCCAGAACCGCAAGCTGCTGGTGGCGCGCCGGGGGGAAGGGGAAATGATGCCCGGCGTGCCCAACGTCCTGGTGGAGGAGAAGAGCTTCGAGCCGGGCGATGCGCTCCGGGAGGAGATCTCCTCCTTCCTCCGTTCCGTCGCGACGGGCGCCCCCCCGAAGGTTTCCGGCAGGGACGGCCGGATGGCGCTGGAGATCGCGCTGATGATCAACAAAAACTTCCTGAAGGTGTCCCCATGA
- a CDS encoding DegT/DnrJ/EryC1/StrS family aminotransferase: MIPMVDLKTQYRNLRGEIDGGLLEALEKTQFILGPNVADFEREAAAYLGAKHAVAVASGTDALHLALLAAGIGPGDEVVTSPFTFIATAEAIRYVGAMPVFADIDPGTFNLDPSKVEAALTPRTRAVLPVHLFGQPADMAAIGEICRKRGLLVVEDCAQSFGAAAGGRMTGTFGLLGAFSFFPSKNLGCYGDGGMVTTDSPELAENVRMLRNHGSKVRYHHSVIGFNSRLDELQAVVLRVKLKRIDSFNEGRRRVARLYSGRFTGTPVVPPAEDGRGTHVYHQYTVLTERRDAVMKALAGREIASAVYYPVPLHKQEVFAAECRGLSLPVAEETASRCLSLPIFPEMTDAQANEVADAVLGAV; encoded by the coding sequence ATGATTCCGATGGTCGACCTGAAGACCCAGTACCGGAACCTGCGGGGCGAAATCGACGGCGGCCTGCTCGAAGCGCTGGAGAAAACGCAGTTCATCCTCGGGCCCAACGTGGCGGACTTCGAGCGGGAGGCGGCCGCCTACCTCGGGGCGAAGCACGCCGTCGCCGTGGCTTCCGGGACGGACGCGCTGCATCTCGCCCTCCTCGCCGCAGGGATAGGTCCCGGGGATGAAGTCGTCACCTCGCCGTTCACCTTCATCGCCACCGCGGAAGCCATCCGCTACGTGGGAGCGATGCCGGTCTTCGCGGACATCGACCCGGGCACCTTCAATCTCGATCCGTCGAAGGTCGAGGCGGCGCTCACCCCCAGGACCCGCGCCGTCCTTCCGGTGCACCTTTTCGGGCAGCCCGCGGACATGGCCGCCATCGGGGAGATCTGCCGGAAGCGCGGGCTCCTCGTCGTGGAGGACTGCGCCCAGTCCTTCGGCGCGGCCGCCGGCGGGCGCATGACGGGCACCTTCGGGCTCCTCGGCGCCTTCAGCTTCTTCCCCAGCAAGAACCTCGGCTGCTACGGCGACGGCGGGATGGTCACGACCGATTCCCCGGAGCTGGCGGAGAACGTGCGGATGCTGCGCAACCACGGGAGCAAGGTGCGGTACCATCACTCCGTCATCGGGTTCAACAGCCGTCTCGACGAGCTGCAGGCGGTCGTCCTGCGCGTTAAGCTGAAGCGGATCGACTCCTTCAACGAGGGGCGCCGCCGCGTCGCCCGGCTCTACTCCGGACGCTTCACGGGCACGCCGGTGGTCCCTCCCGCCGAGGACGGCAGGGGAACCCACGTCTATCACCAGTACACGGTGCTGACGGAGCGCCGCGACGCCGTCATGAAGGCGCTGGCCGGCCGCGAGATCGCCTCGGCCGTCTACTATCCGGTGCCCCTCCACAAACAGGAGGTGTTCGCCGCGGAATGCCGCGGCCTCTCGCTCCCCGTCGCCGAGGAGACCGCGTCCCGCTGCCTGTCTTTGCCCATCTTCCCGGAGATGACCGACGCCCAGGCGAACGAAGTCGCCGACGCCGTGCTGGGAGCGGTTTAA
- a CDS encoding enolase C-terminal domain-like protein, which translates to MNMSAKGKSGRVPVVTGMQVIPVAGRDSMLLNLCGAHGPFFTRNVVLLSDSSGRTGAGEVPGGEGIRRTLEKVKPLVVGRPIGAFNDIVNGVRSRLTGGGAAAVRSIVHEVASEGEAAVLAQPHEINLRADNVLTAIEAALLDLLGQFLEMPVAALLGAGQQRDAVKMLAYLFYIGDRGRTDLPYHADPGAGDGWLRLRNEPALTPGEIVRLAEAAHERYGFADFKLKGGVMDGASEMEAVAALARRFPGARVSLDPNGAWSLDEAVRICRGRQDVLAYAEDPCGPENGYSGREVMAEFRRAAGIPTATNMVATDWRQMGHSVRLDAVDIPLADPHFWTMQGSVRLAQVCQEWGLTWGSHSNSHFDISLAMFTHVAAAAPGRITAIDTHWIWQEGRERLTREPFRIAAGMVEVPKKPGLGVEIDMGRIGEAHELYRKVGAGARDDAAAMRILIPGWSYDPKRPSMVR; encoded by the coding sequence ATGAATATGTCGGCGAAAGGTAAAAGCGGGCGAGTGCCGGTCGTGACGGGGATGCAGGTCATCCCCGTCGCCGGCCGGGACAGCATGCTGCTGAACCTGTGCGGCGCGCACGGCCCGTTTTTCACCCGGAACGTCGTGCTGCTTTCGGACAGTTCGGGGCGCACCGGGGCCGGCGAGGTCCCCGGGGGCGAGGGGATCCGCCGGACGCTGGAGAAGGTCAAGCCGCTGGTGGTCGGCCGACCGATCGGCGCTTTCAACGACATCGTCAACGGCGTGCGGAGCCGGCTGACGGGGGGGGGCGCGGCGGCGGTCCGATCCATCGTGCACGAGGTGGCCTCCGAAGGCGAGGCGGCGGTCCTTGCGCAGCCGCACGAGATCAACCTCCGCGCGGACAACGTTCTCACTGCGATCGAAGCGGCGTTGCTGGATCTGCTCGGACAGTTCCTGGAGATGCCGGTCGCCGCGCTGCTGGGCGCCGGGCAGCAGCGGGACGCCGTGAAAATGCTGGCGTACCTTTTCTACATCGGCGACCGGGGCAGGACCGATCTTCCTTACCATGCCGATCCCGGCGCCGGGGACGGGTGGCTGCGGCTGCGCAACGAGCCTGCCCTGACGCCCGGTGAAATCGTCCGCCTCGCCGAGGCGGCGCACGAGCGGTACGGGTTTGCGGATTTCAAGCTGAAGGGCGGCGTGATGGACGGCGCCTCCGAGATGGAAGCCGTGGCCGCCCTGGCGCGGCGTTTCCCCGGCGCCCGCGTCTCGCTCGACCCGAACGGGGCATGGTCGCTGGACGAGGCGGTCCGGATCTGCCGCGGCCGGCAGGACGTGCTGGCGTACGCCGAGGACCCGTGCGGCCCGGAGAACGGCTACTCGGGCCGGGAAGTCATGGCGGAGTTCCGCCGCGCCGCCGGGATCCCCACGGCGACGAACATGGTCGCAACCGACTGGCGGCAGATGGGGCATTCGGTCCGCCTTGACGCCGTCGACATCCCGCTGGCGGACCCGCACTTCTGGACCATGCAGGGGTCGGTGCGGCTCGCGCAGGTCTGCCAGGAATGGGGGCTGACCTGGGGGTCGCACTCCAACAGCCATTTCGACATCTCTCTGGCGATGTTCACGCACGTGGCGGCCGCCGCCCCGGGGCGGATCACCGCCATCGATACCCACTGGATCTGGCAGGAGGGTCGGGAGCGCCTGACCCGGGAACCGTTCCGGATCGCCGCGGGGATGGTGGAGGTTCCGAAGAAGCCGGGGCTGGGCGTGGAGATCGACATGGGCCGGATCGGGGAGGCGCACGAACTCTACAGGAAAGTAGGGGCGGGGGCGCGGGACGACGCCGCGGCCATGCGGATCCTGATCCCAGGCTGGAGCTACGATCCCAAGCGGCCCAGCATGGTGCGCTGA